One genomic segment of Oceanispirochaeta sp. includes these proteins:
- a CDS encoding tripartite tricarboxylate transporter permease, translated as MGVFEPLQIFFINIGGMLISPTIMLLLFSSVIMGIVFGATPGLTATLGVALLTTLTYSMDTSTAMVALMGIYVGGVYGGSYTAILVNIPGTAASAATALDGYPLACKGQAGRALGLTTTSSAIGTFIGMMFVVMLSPVISAMALQFTSFEFFLLALFGIVISGTLTSQDLVYKGWIAGFLGLFLATIGRDKLQFYPRFTFGMSELEGGLDLVPVLIGAFGIPQIMSTIRDNFKIGKTKKFDKIIPDFKTIAHNTPAIIRSSLIGVGIGSVPGIGEDIAGWVSYGAAKKASKHPEEFGNGSVEAVISTETANNSCIGGAMIPLLTLGVPGSPPAAMLLGALLLHGIQPGPMLMIDHPTFILDITAILLLASLTMWVCGILLAKQVIKVLKIPTSLFMPVIAVLCVIGSYALGIRIFNLYLMLPIGIIAYFLSEMKYPIAPLIIGVSLGDMCDQNLRRAQMVSQGSFLPVITRPVSLILFILILLLIAGQIPVFQKLQKRIGNRINLILKKKSPKTPEDMKD; from the coding sequence ATGGGAGTTTTTGAACCCTTACAGATTTTTTTTATCAACATCGGTGGGATGCTGATAAGCCCCACGATCATGCTGCTCCTCTTCTCATCGGTCATCATGGGGATTGTTTTCGGAGCGACTCCCGGTCTGACAGCCACCCTTGGAGTTGCACTGTTAACAACACTGACATACAGTATGGATACATCCACAGCCATGGTTGCCCTGATGGGAATCTATGTGGGAGGTGTCTATGGAGGTAGCTACACAGCCATTCTGGTTAATATTCCAGGAACCGCAGCATCGGCGGCTACGGCACTCGATGGTTATCCTCTGGCCTGTAAAGGCCAGGCAGGCCGTGCTCTTGGACTGACTACAACATCATCGGCTATCGGAACCTTTATCGGGATGATGTTCGTGGTGATGCTTTCACCGGTCATCTCAGCCATGGCACTTCAGTTTACATCCTTTGAGTTCTTCCTGCTGGCCCTTTTCGGTATCGTTATCAGCGGTACCCTGACAAGCCAGGACCTGGTATACAAGGGTTGGATTGCCGGATTCTTAGGACTCTTTCTGGCTACGATCGGAAGAGATAAACTTCAATTCTATCCCCGTTTTACATTCGGGATGAGTGAACTGGAAGGCGGTCTGGACCTGGTCCCTGTATTAATCGGAGCCTTTGGAATACCCCAGATTATGAGCACCATCCGGGATAACTTTAAAATTGGAAAAACCAAAAAATTCGACAAAATTATCCCTGATTTTAAGACAATCGCTCACAATACTCCTGCAATCATCCGTTCATCCCTGATCGGTGTTGGAATTGGATCCGTACCGGGCATCGGAGAAGATATCGCCGGATGGGTATCCTATGGTGCCGCTAAAAAAGCAAGTAAACATCCCGAGGAATTTGGAAATGGATCTGTCGAGGCTGTTATTTCAACAGAAACAGCCAACAATTCCTGTATCGGTGGAGCAATGATCCCTCTATTGACCCTGGGTGTCCCCGGAAGTCCTCCAGCAGCCATGCTGCTGGGAGCCCTGCTGCTCCATGGAATACAGCCCGGACCCATGCTGATGATAGATCATCCCACATTCATTCTGGACATCACCGCCATTCTTCTTCTGGCCTCATTAACCATGTGGGTCTGCGGTATCCTTCTGGCCAAGCAGGTGATTAAAGTCCTGAAGATTCCTACCTCCCTTTTTATGCCTGTCATTGCAGTACTCTGTGTGATTGGTTCTTATGCTCTGGGAATACGGATCTTCAACCTCTACCTGATGCTCCCCATCGGAATCATTGCCTATTTCCTCTCAGAAATGAAGTATCCCATTGCGCCTCTGATCATCGGTGTCAGTCTGGGAGATATGTGTGACCAGAATCTGCGACGAGCCCAGATGGTATCACAGGGAAGCTTTTTACCTGTGATCACCCGCCCCGTCTCCCTGATTCTGTTCATTTTGATTCTGCTTCTCATTGCCGGTCAAATCCCGGTCTTCCAGAAACTGCAGAAACGGATAGGAAACAGAATCAACTTAATATTGAAGAAAAAATCTCCAAAAACACCGGAAGATATGAAAGACTGA
- a CDS encoding diacylglycerol kinase family protein — protein MPVIEKYFKEYGAAYTIHKTERPGHAAQLAASLAENEHHHNIAIVAAGGDGTCNEVVNGLMNFRNIMNDSPLPAFGVLPIGRGNDFVFGAGMPLNLTKSLENLIQDKTVTLDIGWIRGGKAPEGRYFANGVGIGFDAIVNAEAAKIKWFQGYIIAAVKTIITYPRAPQVDLYYDDDMIQSQAALISFMNGKRLGGAFIMAPQGDMFDGFLNLNTTRQCSRRDMISALFDYLKGSQGRREDTFTAMGERFRVVARQGSLVIHADGETLSTEEAEVDIHCIPRALELIKG, from the coding sequence CTGCCGGTCATTGAAAAATACTTTAAAGAGTATGGAGCGGCCTATACCATCCACAAGACGGAAAGACCGGGTCATGCGGCTCAATTGGCAGCCTCACTGGCAGAGAATGAACACCATCACAACATAGCCATCGTCGCCGCCGGGGGGGACGGAACCTGCAACGAGGTCGTCAACGGCCTGATGAATTTCAGAAATATCATGAATGACAGTCCCCTTCCCGCCTTTGGAGTCCTGCCCATCGGCCGGGGCAATGACTTTGTCTTCGGAGCCGGAATGCCCCTGAATTTGACAAAATCCCTGGAGAATCTGATTCAGGATAAGACTGTTACACTGGATATCGGCTGGATCAGGGGCGGAAAAGCCCCGGAAGGACGTTATTTTGCCAACGGTGTGGGCATCGGCTTCGATGCCATCGTCAATGCCGAGGCCGCTAAAATCAAATGGTTTCAGGGTTATATTATTGCGGCGGTCAAAACCATCATAACCTACCCCAGGGCTCCCCAGGTAGATCTGTATTATGATGATGATATGATACAGAGCCAGGCGGCACTGATCTCCTTTATGAATGGAAAGCGTCTGGGTGGAGCCTTTATAATGGCCCCCCAGGGAGATATGTTTGATGGTTTTCTGAATCTGAACACGACACGTCAATGCTCCAGGCGGGATATGATCTCAGCCCTCTTTGATTATCTAAAGGGAAGCCAGGGAAGGAGAGAGGATACATTTACCGCCATGGGTGAAAGATTCCGGGTCGTGGCCCGTCAGGGCTCACTTGTGATCCATGCCGACGGTGAGACTCTGAGCACAGAAGAGGCGGAAGTGGATATCCACTGCATCCCCAGGGCATTGGAACTGATCAAAGGCTAG
- a CDS encoding histone-like protein produces the protein MAEKETLVVSSKVKNYIKSNGDLKCSAKVIDVLSDKIREMCDSAIEKAKNDKRKTVQEKDF, from the coding sequence ATGGCTGAAAAAGAAACCCTGGTGGTATCATCTAAGGTTAAAAACTACATCAAGAGCAATGGTGATCTGAAATGTTCCGCTAAAGTGATTGATGTTCTCTCAGACAAAATCAGAGAAATGTGTGACTCCGCTATTGAAAAAGCAAAGAATGATAAAAGAAAAACTGTTCAGGAAAAAGACTTCTAA
- a CDS encoding DUF4105 domain-containing protein, translating to MKQFFLILILAIPMTLIPLTAEETGDTLKCYLLTVGPGKELYLWFGHTGIIIEEADKSRFYDFGNFSFKADHFYRNFAMGRLIYLKIGVSAKAYLNYIVTEDRDVTLQQLNISREKILEMKEELERNTLPGNNTYLYHHYLDNCSTRPRDIIDKVLDGQLKEATNRKADASFRSSFRRFTSHSFFPDWLLSLLQGRTIDGPITYWDTMFLPDELMKHLDTLMVTSDEGLEAAVQNKKILAKSSQGRTIPAQPPLSGVPALLYGLAAGFILMMLQRFSLERKGKAARSAALLFFLILTVISLFGLIVWFISFFTDHLVARQNINVMMFHPLYLVPGFFLLKQSGKRLLRFWQIQGGVWILMVIMNTAFFHQENLITVLFFLPFLACQLFILKKPTYSTQPA from the coding sequence TTGAAACAGTTTTTCCTGATTTTGATACTGGCCATTCCTATGACATTAATCCCTCTGACTGCGGAGGAAACCGGTGATACCCTGAAATGTTACCTCCTGACCGTTGGTCCGGGAAAAGAACTCTACCTCTGGTTCGGCCATACAGGGATCATCATCGAAGAGGCAGACAAGTCCCGTTTTTATGATTTTGGCAATTTTTCATTCAAGGCCGACCATTTCTACCGGAACTTCGCCATGGGAAGACTCATATATCTGAAAATCGGAGTCTCCGCCAAGGCCTATCTGAACTACATTGTCACTGAAGACAGAGATGTCACCCTGCAGCAGCTGAATATCTCCAGAGAGAAGATACTTGAAATGAAAGAAGAACTGGAAAGGAATACCCTTCCGGGAAATAATACCTACCTGTATCACCATTATCTGGATAATTGCTCCACCCGTCCCCGGGATATAATTGACAAGGTCCTGGATGGGCAATTGAAAGAGGCCACCAACCGGAAGGCAGACGCCAGCTTCCGCAGCAGCTTCAGGCGCTTTACCAGTCATAGCTTCTTTCCCGACTGGCTGCTGTCCCTTCTTCAGGGTAGAACCATAGACGGCCCCATAACCTACTGGGACACAATGTTCCTGCCGGATGAACTGATGAAGCATCTGGACACACTGATGGTTACAAGCGATGAGGGCCTTGAAGCGGCAGTTCAGAATAAAAAGATTCTGGCAAAATCCTCACAGGGCAGAACCATTCCGGCCCAGCCTCCCCTCTCGGGAGTACCCGCTCTATTGTATGGTCTGGCCGCCGGGTTCATCCTGATGATGCTTCAAAGGTTCTCTTTAGAACGCAAGGGGAAAGCCGCCCGCAGTGCCGCTCTCCTGTTCTTCCTGATTCTCACAGTGATCAGCCTCTTCGGCCTGATTGTATGGTTTATCTCTTTCTTCACTGACCATCTGGTGGCCCGTCAGAACATCAACGTCATGATGTTTCATCCCCTGTATCTTGTTCCAGGGTTTTTCCTGCTGAAACAGTCGGGGAAGAGACTCTTAAGATTCTGGCAGATTCAGGGAGGAGTCTGGATCCTGATGGTAATTATGAATACAGCATTTTTTCATCAAGAGAACCTGATAACAGTCCTGTTCTTTCTCCCCTTCCTGGCCTGCCAGCTCTTTATTCTGAAAAAGCCGACTTATTCAACCCAGCCGGCCTGA
- a CDS encoding insulinase family protein, with amino-acid sequence MSKPNYPASFKHISTDELDEYRGQGYLFEHIQSGCQIYHVLNDDEENLFSFNFRTPPADSSGVAHILEHSVLCGSKKFPVKDPFLSMMKGSVNTFLNAMTYPDKTLYPAASVLEKDYFNLMDVYGDAVFFPNLNEEVFRQEGHRLEWDDQGRLVRTGIVYNEMKGNYSSQEGIASEWCIRSLFPDNPYGVDSGGEPESIPSLSYEEFVDFHKAWYHPSNCKIFLYGNIPSEKILSFLDSRFLGEFQAKKVDSFVPLQKSWTEPRILEKTWPLGEDDTGENKSTISLNWKIFAPDDPVRSLSMSILTEMLMGNAGAPLHKALLESGLGEDLSPVSGVDFDLNEAVFSVALRGTDPPKAEALKNLVFTTLADLSAKGFDEDLKESCMRLVEFRAREVKGGGPFGIRLLRKIMKGWNYDMPPVSSLRFDPVMKEVREKSGQKGYFESILKEWILDNPHWSLVTIKPDPLMGKKQEEALITELETLQASMSEEERLELEQKNQSLKDFQELEDEGGVPFLQRSDIPVKVNLLDFDISPLGSATLLSQGVFTNGILYNDMAFSLAGLEDDLYPFLPLFTKLLTGTGLPGVPYDVITRDLSMKTGGLGVSVEAGHKVGDEPFEKPETYLYVRLKMLEGQRQEALDLAASLLAQADFDNHTRMEQILVELWNDMKSSLVPGGHAYVMLRANSRFSSSARLEDKMFGIGQVQFLESLVQQKHRMPELASLMKGIRDRVFSLSNLTLSLTMDESVLKESGTVMSAFWKDTLPELTATGPVLSPLMDELAASSTDSSLLKAEGLGIPALIGFVGKAIRGVSLLDRKVASQILLSHLLKTGPLWEKIRMKGGAYGAFSTHSGLDQIFTFATYRDPEVENTLIAFKESLEEFTDFEDEGELEKSLISVVGKEMRPVSPSEKSMIVLKRQLYLISDELRQRKRDDLMSCRSVDLQEASRELLSHWDDDSVSVMAHPEKLDKAAARWPGLKDNRIDLPQ; translated from the coding sequence ATGTCAAAACCGAATTATCCCGCAAGCTTCAAACACATCAGTACAGATGAGCTCGATGAGTACAGGGGCCAAGGGTACCTCTTTGAACATATACAGTCAGGCTGCCAGATTTATCATGTGCTGAATGATGATGAGGAGAACCTTTTTTCCTTCAACTTCAGAACGCCTCCGGCAGACAGCAGCGGAGTCGCTCATATTCTGGAACACTCGGTTCTCTGCGGATCCAAAAAATTTCCCGTTAAGGATCCCTTTCTTTCCATGATGAAAGGGAGTGTGAATACCTTCCTCAATGCCATGACCTATCCGGATAAGACCCTTTATCCTGCCGCCAGTGTTCTGGAAAAAGATTATTTTAATCTGATGGACGTGTACGGGGATGCCGTCTTTTTTCCCAATCTGAATGAAGAGGTTTTCAGACAGGAGGGACATCGTCTGGAATGGGATGATCAGGGACGGCTGGTGCGCACAGGAATTGTCTACAATGAGATGAAGGGGAACTACTCCTCCCAGGAGGGCATTGCCAGCGAGTGGTGCATCCGTTCTCTTTTTCCTGATAATCCCTATGGTGTGGATTCCGGGGGGGAGCCCGAGTCTATTCCTTCCCTCAGTTATGAAGAGTTTGTCGACTTTCATAAGGCCTGGTATCACCCCTCAAACTGCAAGATCTTTCTATATGGGAATATTCCTTCCGAAAAAATTCTGTCCTTTCTGGATTCCCGTTTTCTTGGAGAGTTCCAGGCAAAGAAGGTCGATTCATTTGTACCTCTCCAGAAATCCTGGACTGAGCCCCGGATCTTAGAAAAGACCTGGCCTCTGGGAGAGGATGACACAGGGGAAAACAAGAGTACCATCTCACTCAACTGGAAAATCTTTGCCCCCGATGATCCTGTCCGTTCCCTGAGCATGTCCATTCTGACCGAAATGCTGATGGGTAATGCCGGAGCCCCCCTGCACAAGGCTCTTCTGGAATCAGGATTGGGAGAGGACCTGTCTCCTGTGAGCGGTGTGGATTTTGATCTCAATGAAGCCGTTTTTTCGGTGGCTCTCAGAGGAACTGATCCCCCTAAGGCGGAGGCTCTGAAGAACCTCGTGTTTACCACCCTGGCGGATCTGAGTGCAAAGGGATTTGACGAGGATTTAAAAGAGAGCTGTATGCGCCTTGTCGAGTTCCGTGCCAGAGAGGTGAAGGGGGGCGGTCCCTTCGGAATCAGACTTCTAAGGAAGATCATGAAGGGCTGGAATTATGACATGCCCCCGGTGTCTTCCCTCCGTTTTGATCCGGTCATGAAAGAAGTCCGGGAAAAGTCAGGGCAAAAAGGTTACTTTGAATCGATTCTGAAAGAGTGGATTCTGGACAATCCTCACTGGTCCCTGGTGACAATCAAACCTGACCCACTGATGGGTAAAAAACAGGAAGAAGCACTGATAACAGAACTGGAGACCCTTCAGGCCTCCATGAGTGAAGAGGAGCGATTAGAACTGGAACAGAAGAATCAGTCCCTCAAGGACTTTCAGGAACTCGAGGATGAGGGGGGCGTACCCTTCCTCCAGAGGAGCGATATCCCGGTTAAAGTGAATCTCCTGGACTTTGATATCAGCCCTCTGGGATCGGCCACCCTGCTGAGTCAGGGTGTGTTTACAAACGGAATCCTCTACAACGACATGGCATTTTCACTGGCAGGGCTGGAGGATGACCTGTATCCCTTCCTGCCTCTCTTTACCAAACTCCTGACCGGTACAGGTTTACCAGGAGTCCCCTATGATGTGATCACGAGAGACCTCTCTATGAAAACCGGTGGATTAGGAGTGTCTGTGGAGGCGGGCCATAAGGTGGGAGATGAGCCTTTTGAAAAACCTGAGACCTATCTGTATGTCCGGCTCAAAATGCTGGAAGGTCAGCGGCAGGAGGCCCTGGATCTGGCGGCTTCTCTCCTGGCTCAGGCAGATTTTGATAATCATACACGGATGGAGCAGATTCTGGTGGAGCTTTGGAATGATATGAAATCCTCTCTGGTTCCCGGGGGTCACGCCTATGTGATGCTCCGGGCCAACAGCCGTTTCAGCAGCTCTGCCCGGCTTGAAGACAAAATGTTCGGGATTGGACAGGTGCAGTTTCTGGAATCCCTGGTGCAGCAGAAACACAGGATGCCCGAGCTGGCCTCTCTGATGAAAGGTATCCGGGACCGGGTCTTTTCCCTGTCGAATCTGACTCTCAGCCTGACCATGGATGAATCGGTCCTGAAGGAGTCGGGGACAGTCATGTCTGCTTTCTGGAAGGATACACTTCCAGAATTGACAGCAACAGGTCCTGTGCTGAGCCCCTTGATGGATGAACTTGCCGCATCCTCAACAGACTCTTCCCTGTTGAAGGCTGAAGGCCTGGGAATTCCTGCTCTGATAGGGTTTGTCGGGAAAGCCATCCGGGGTGTCTCCCTTCTGGACAGAAAAGTGGCCTCTCAGATTTTACTGAGCCACCTTCTGAAAACAGGCCCCCTCTGGGAAAAAATCAGAATGAAAGGCGGTGCCTACGGTGCCTTCAGTACTCATTCCGGTTTAGATCAGATCTTTACATTTGCAACCTATAGAGACCCTGAGGTGGAGAACACCCTGATTGCCTTTAAAGAGAGCCTGGAGGAATTTACTGATTTTGAGGATGAAGGGGAGCTTGAAAAATCACTCATCTCGGTGGTGGGAAAAGAAATGAGGCCGGTTTCGCCCTCAGAAAAGAGCATGATCGTCCTTAAGAGGCAGCTGTATCTTATCAGTGATGAACTCAGACAGAGGAAACGGGATGATCTTATGAGCTGCCGGTCTGTGGACCTGCAGGAGGCCAGCCGGGAACTCCTGTCCCATTGGGATGATGACTCTGTTTCGGTCATGGCTCATCCTGAAAAACTGGATAAGGCGGCAGCCCGGTGGCCGGGATTGAAGGATAACCGGATCGACCTGCCTCAATAA
- a CDS encoding rhodanese-like domain-containing protein, whose product MVQVLKYVIIIIAVGVVALLVPFYRIRRNRDKRNNLSLNSSLQVLISQDQYEYFLIDVRSKAEFQKGHIPTAINVPYGQLSSFLPTDNLFINMVVYGRSPLQSGRAAAILSDSGYFNVTSFGPVFKWRGPVSRIVNEKESHQKTS is encoded by the coding sequence ATGGTTCAGGTGTTAAAGTATGTCATAATCATAATAGCCGTGGGTGTTGTTGCCTTACTGGTCCCTTTCTACCGCATCAGAAGAAACAGGGACAAGCGGAATAATCTGTCTCTGAATAGTTCTCTTCAGGTATTAATCAGTCAGGATCAATATGAGTACTTTCTGATTGATGTACGTTCCAAGGCGGAGTTTCAGAAAGGGCATATCCCGACGGCTATCAATGTTCCCTACGGACAACTGAGCTCGTTCCTGCCGACGGATAATTTATTTATCAATATGGTCGTATACGGCCGGTCTCCCCTGCAGTCAGGACGTGCCGCCGCGATTCTGAGTGATTCGGGTTATTTCAATGTGACCAGTTTCGGCCCTGTCTTTAAATGGCGGGGACCTGTCAGCCGCATTGTCAATGAAAAAGAATCCCACCAGAAAACCAGTTAG
- the rpsU gene encoding 30S ribosomal protein S21 → MANIRISDDEPLEKAIKRFKRMVEKEGIIREWKKREYFEKPSTIKNRKKKAMIRKQAKKLRKTETTRR, encoded by the coding sequence ATCGCCAACATAAGAATTAGTGACGACGAGCCCCTGGAAAAAGCTATCAAACGGTTCAAGCGTATGGTGGAAAAGGAAGGTATTATCCGGGAATGGAAAAAACGGGAATACTTTGAAAAACCCTCCACTATTAAAAACCGGAAGAAGAAAGCCATGATCAGAAAACAGGCTAAGAAACTCAGGAAGACTGAGACTACCCGGAGATAA
- a CDS encoding M23 family metallopeptidase: MKKLLIFPSLLFLLFCHVSIAAQTLLSTPHASPGDILTVLVHQGSPDDEILFILKDENGVVRSNAQGLAFELEEGTGSDYIGLMGLASDMESGTYQLRAEIRNSKGFSVYEQPVLIRARDFRSEDIPLNKDMSTLRTDDSAEKRDQSRRLWALLNKLSKGSIHPVAVFLPPVKEFIITSWYGDRRTYLYKDGGTANSLHTGMDMAADTGTEIMAPLEGAVVMAEDRILTGWTVVLEHLPGVYSLYYHMDRIDVEPGDWVSQGEILGTVGSTGLVTGPHLHWELRVNTIPVNPERYLTLPLIDKDEILTIMNDTVE, encoded by the coding sequence TTGAAAAAACTACTGATTTTCCCCAGCCTGCTGTTTCTCCTGTTTTGTCATGTCTCCATCGCTGCCCAGACTCTCCTTTCGACTCCTCATGCCTCACCGGGTGATATTCTGACCGTCCTTGTGCATCAGGGAAGTCCTGATGATGAAATCCTTTTTATACTGAAAGATGAGAATGGGGTCGTGCGTTCCAACGCTCAAGGCCTCGCCTTTGAGCTGGAAGAAGGGACGGGTTCTGATTATATAGGCCTAATGGGCCTTGCTTCTGATATGGAATCCGGAACCTACCAGTTGCGGGCAGAAATCAGAAATTCCAAAGGCTTCTCTGTGTATGAACAGCCTGTGCTGATAAGAGCCAGGGATTTTAGATCGGAAGATATCCCTTTGAACAAGGATATGAGCACTCTAAGAACGGATGACTCCGCTGAAAAGAGAGATCAATCCCGAAGATTGTGGGCCCTTTTGAACAAGCTTTCCAAGGGTTCTATTCATCCTGTAGCTGTGTTTTTACCCCCTGTGAAAGAGTTTATCATAACCTCCTGGTATGGCGACAGAAGAACCTATCTGTATAAGGATGGCGGAACCGCTAATTCTCTCCATACCGGGATGGATATGGCCGCCGATACGGGAACAGAAATTATGGCACCCCTCGAGGGAGCCGTCGTCATGGCGGAAGACAGGATCCTGACCGGATGGACGGTGGTTCTGGAGCATCTGCCGGGAGTCTACTCCCTTTATTACCACATGGACCGCATTGATGTTGAACCGGGAGATTGGGTTTCTCAGGGAGAAATTCTGGGAACTGTTGGCTCAACAGGTCTGGTTACAGGACCCCATCTGCACTGGGAACTCAGAGTGAACACAATTCCTGTTAACCCTGAGAGATATCTTACACTTCCTCTTATTGACAAAGATGAAATATTGACCATAATGAACGATACTGTAGAGTAA
- the recJ gene encoding single-stranded-DNA-specific exonuclease RecJ, with product MKWTKKDIEGGRVRQLSDKTGMNLLQASILVRRGFNLEESRFFLEDDFRYLHNPFLFRHMSDAIDRIQMAAEEKEHVIICGDRDVDGITSTILLIEALADAGINAEWKVPTGEEAYGLNPDVIRDFASRDGTLIFCVDCGISDFKEVALAGELGIDVIILDHHNPRAEKLPDALCIINPKVQDDSYPFEGLAGCAVVSKLIWALCFSRTELYGHEYCFFYINKEKNQLEIYKYINLVETSRKVYSLSEEIPLEELAESLKGWPLFSYDLPSQQDLLDQVFGKSAELHISDIADEICLDFPGLKGMDFQTLRDKSRLARYGDKAPDNGEAFLHLFSGLMLKRYTGAFEPFEKALDLVALGTLADLMPLVDENRILVKRGMTLLGKAVRPGLRELFIRQRLLGKPLETNDVSWMVSPWINSSGRMGQADKAVELFITQDEAVRTSLADALHDLNQERKKLGDSLWDSALEEARGSQESLHNKLIMVRSLQIPRGITGILAAKMVNTFSVPSLILSRQEDGSLSGSIRSPRGCSIQPLLHAHADLFVDFGGHDCAAGFSMEGSKEELFVRKLGEFCRTWKPEIAEDIPDVDAEIPGEYLNPELWEMVGRLGPYGEGFRPLLFFSRNLLIEKSELIGKEPQNHLKFLLSSESSKFPALYWNGAENFKEYMSPDNRVNLLYHVSRNYYMNRESLQITVIDMEPAN from the coding sequence ATGAAATGGACTAAAAAAGATATAGAAGGCGGCCGTGTCCGTCAGCTCTCTGATAAAACCGGAATGAACCTGCTTCAGGCTTCCATCCTGGTGCGGAGAGGTTTTAACCTGGAGGAAAGCCGCTTCTTTCTGGAAGATGATTTTCGTTACCTTCATAATCCCTTCCTCTTTCGTCATATGTCGGATGCGATAGACAGAATTCAGATGGCAGCGGAAGAAAAAGAGCATGTGATTATCTGCGGAGACCGTGATGTGGATGGGATCACCTCGACGATCCTCCTCATTGAGGCCCTGGCGGATGCAGGAATCAATGCAGAATGGAAAGTCCCTACGGGAGAGGAAGCCTACGGACTGAATCCTGATGTTATCAGGGATTTTGCCTCCCGGGATGGAACCCTTATTTTCTGTGTGGACTGCGGGATTTCTGACTTCAAAGAGGTTGCCCTGGCGGGAGAGCTGGGAATCGATGTGATCATACTGGACCATCACAATCCAAGAGCGGAGAAGCTCCCCGATGCCCTATGCATCATCAATCCCAAGGTTCAGGATGACTCCTATCCCTTCGAAGGCCTGGCGGGCTGTGCGGTTGTATCCAAACTCATCTGGGCTCTCTGTTTTTCAAGAACAGAACTCTACGGTCATGAGTACTGTTTCTTTTATATCAACAAAGAGAAAAACCAGTTGGAAATTTACAAATATATCAACCTGGTGGAGACCAGCCGGAAGGTCTATTCCCTCAGTGAGGAAATTCCCCTCGAGGAGCTGGCAGAAAGCCTGAAAGGCTGGCCCCTGTTCAGTTATGATCTACCCTCCCAGCAGGATTTGCTGGATCAGGTCTTCGGCAAATCCGCTGAACTCCACATCAGTGATATTGCCGATGAAATCTGCCTTGATTTTCCGGGTTTAAAGGGGATGGATTTTCAGACTCTCCGGGATAAGAGCCGTCTGGCCCGGTACGGTGATAAGGCTCCCGATAATGGAGAGGCCTTCCTTCACCTGTTCTCCGGTTTGATGCTCAAACGATATACGGGAGCCTTTGAACCCTTTGAGAAAGCCCTTGACCTGGTGGCTCTGGGAACCCTGGCGGATCTTATGCCCCTGGTGGATGAGAACCGGATTCTGGTCAAAAGAGGGATGACTCTCCTGGGCAAGGCGGTCAGACCTGGGCTGAGGGAACTGTTTATCCGGCAGAGGCTGCTGGGGAAACCACTCGAAACCAATGATGTCTCCTGGATGGTGTCTCCCTGGATCAACTCTTCCGGGAGGATGGGACAGGCCGATAAGGCGGTGGAACTTTTCATCACGCAGGATGAGGCTGTCAGAACCAGCCTTGCCGATGCCCTTCATGATCTGAACCAGGAGCGGAAGAAACTGGGAGATTCCCTCTGGGACAGTGCCCTGGAAGAAGCCCGCGGCAGCCAGGAAAGCCTTCACAACAAGCTGATCATGGTCCGGTCACTGCAAATACCCCGGGGGATCACCGGGATTCTGGCCGCAAAGATGGTAAACACCTTTTCTGTCCCCTCCCTGATCCTGTCCCGGCAGGAAGACGGCAGCCTGTCCGGCTCTATCCGCAGCCCCAGGGGCTGTTCCATTCAGCCTCTTCTCCACGCCCATGCAGATCTTTTTGTTGACTTCGGAGGGCATGATTGCGCCGCCGGGTTCAGCATGGAGGGATCGAAGGAAGAACTCTTTGTCCGAAAGCTGGGAGAATTCTGCAGAACCTGGAAACCCGAAATCGCCGAAGATATACCCGATGTGGACGCGGAAATTCCCGGAGAGTATCTAAATCCTGAACTCTGGGAGATGGTCGGCCGACTGGGACCCTATGGGGAAGGATTCAGACCGCTCTTGTTTTTCAGCAGGAATCTCTTGATTGAAAAATCCGAACTCATAGGCAAGGAACCTCAGAACCATCTGAAATTCCTCCTGTCCTCGGAATCCTCTAAATTTCCAGCTCTCTACTGGAACGGTGCAGAAAATTTTAAGGAATACATGAGTCCTGACAACAGGGTTAATCTGCTGTATCATGTAAGTCGAAACTATTATATGAACCGTGAATCCTTACAGATAACAGTGATCGATATGGAGCCTGCCAATTGA